Proteins encoded in a region of the Methanofollis sp. genome:
- a CDS encoding lectin like domain-containing protein gives MTAPKRYIILLLVCAGLVLLAMPGAAAPLDQSFLLSLDEQETFPGADGTLTPGAVPGLEAAPLNPAFVRYQEELNAADGPVLLCAVAPEDGTLPPLTGLVPSPATLVWSDDAAGVTAGSPTEPYFNLADEGRVTAVKDQGECGSCWAFASLGSLESALLTDGLGEWDLSENNLKNTHSFDVGPCSGGNPFMATAYLARWSGPVDEEDDRYNTTSSVSPSGLEPVMHVQNVTFLPPRSGPLDNDLIKTTIKEEGGLYTSFQVNYTCFGPRASTYYLPENSTVKLDGGHGVVLVGWDDNYPAANFNVAPPGNGAFIAKNSWGTSLGEDGYFYVSYYDRYFGRFLNPENIYVGDDLATVLFTGDPLGTYDHLYQYDPLGWTDSIGFGTSTTAYGANFFTAERYEDLEAVSFYTREPGTDYEVMVYLAQGGLVRYASIAGGTMAFPGYHTVPFKTSLPLAPGDSFLVTLKLTAPTDTRPLVVEMPFEGYSSNATAGPGQSYVSADGAHWKDLTLDHADTNVCIKAITRDPLRVPEDYRTIQEAVDSAMPGQMVRVGDGVYVENVVVDHSLTLAGSADAIIDGNGGDALTLTGSNITVRGLTLTGGDDGVRVVCNDTLLMDLTVTDCSGDGIALESVARSVISGAGISRANRTGILVNETAGAALFRCDVSGCGAAGVAVSRSPGVRFFVVNATDNAGDGISLASMDSFTLTNCIATGNAGTGLALDGVRDGEVFKTAMSENGWDLRFVPFRGYESTVVVDETNTVDGKRVYVWTGREDAVVPADAGMVYLFGCRNITAEDLTLSGTYVGLTVFNSTGVRVRNVTATGNYGGAICRDSDDLSIDASTFAGNDYAGLSCFDCTASTVTGSLIADNGVGAFLFAAAPGDTVLWRNTFRNNTHVHLLAGNSVSLNSTVPVSYRYNGTYFTHVLGNFWDDYTGNDTDGDGIGETPYAISGLNDTCPLVAPADRYVLSVPPPPAEGGDSDSSAGASGDLNPGDSATLSFDRTAVSTIVLTAAGRIDGVMITLEPVAAGPEGIDGPVYQYIQADLTYTTDDALAGAVFTFSVPTSWLKEQGLAPGEVALWRYHDGAWTALPTEVLREEDGRVVYQAVSPGFSYFAVAEGEAVLPGQTKTSPAVGSEVETTPVETVPMPPLNQSAAVPATTTDAQSTESPATTPQESALIFTPLLALGALLLLRRR, from the coding sequence ATGACCGCTCCAAAACGATATATCATACTCCTGCTTGTCTGTGCGGGGCTTGTCCTCCTTGCCATGCCTGGTGCGGCCGCCCCCCTGGACCAGTCCTTCCTCCTTTCCCTGGACGAGCAGGAAACTTTTCCGGGTGCAGACGGCACCCTGACCCCCGGTGCGGTTCCCGGCCTGGAGGCCGCGCCCCTGAACCCTGCATTTGTCAGGTATCAGGAGGAACTGAATGCAGCAGACGGACCTGTGCTCCTCTGCGCGGTTGCCCCTGAAGACGGAACCCTCCCCCCACTCACCGGGCTCGTCCCCTCGCCCGCCACCCTGGTCTGGTCTGACGACGCCGCCGGTGTGACCGCCGGATCACCCACGGAGCCGTACTTCAACCTTGCCGACGAGGGCCGCGTCACCGCGGTGAAGGACCAGGGAGAGTGCGGGTCATGCTGGGCCTTCGCCTCTCTCGGGTCCCTGGAGTCTGCGCTCCTCACCGACGGCCTGGGCGAGTGGGACCTCTCGGAGAACAACCTGAAGAACACCCACAGCTTCGACGTGGGGCCCTGCAGCGGCGGCAACCCCTTCATGGCGACGGCCTACCTCGCCCGGTGGTCGGGGCCGGTGGACGAGGAGGACGACCGGTACAACACTACATCCTCTGTCTCGCCCTCCGGCCTCGAGCCGGTGATGCATGTCCAGAACGTCACCTTCCTCCCGCCGCGGTCAGGCCCCCTCGACAACGACCTGATCAAGACGACGATCAAGGAGGAGGGCGGTCTCTATACCTCTTTCCAGGTGAACTATACCTGCTTCGGGCCGCGCGCATCTACCTACTACCTGCCCGAGAACAGCACCGTAAAACTCGACGGTGGTCACGGTGTCGTCCTCGTCGGCTGGGACGACAACTACCCGGCGGCGAACTTCAACGTCGCCCCGCCCGGCAACGGCGCCTTCATCGCCAAAAACTCCTGGGGGACGTCATTGGGAGAAGATGGCTACTTCTACGTCTCCTACTATGACCGGTATTTCGGGCGCTTCCTGAATCCAGAAAATATATATGTCGGCGATGACCTGGCGACCGTGCTCTTCACCGGCGACCCCCTCGGCACCTACGACCACCTCTACCAGTACGACCCCCTCGGCTGGACAGACAGCATCGGTTTCGGCACCTCGACGACGGCGTACGGTGCGAATTTCTTCACCGCGGAACGCTACGAAGACCTGGAAGCCGTGAGCTTCTACACCCGCGAACCCGGCACCGACTATGAGGTCATGGTCTATCTCGCGCAGGGAGGTCTCGTCCGCTATGCCTCCATTGCGGGCGGGACGATGGCGTTCCCTGGGTACCACACCGTTCCCTTCAAAACGTCGTTACCTCTTGCCCCGGGCGACAGTTTCTTGGTGACCCTCAAACTCACCGCCCCGACTGACACCCGCCCTCTCGTCGTCGAGATGCCGTTCGAGGGGTATTCGAGCAACGCCACCGCCGGGCCCGGCCAGAGTTATGTAAGCGCTGACGGGGCGCACTGGAAAGACCTGACCCTTGACCACGCGGATACCAATGTCTGCATCAAGGCCATCACGCGCGACCCCCTCCGGGTGCCTGAGGATTATCGCACCATCCAGGAGGCCGTCGATTCCGCCATGCCAGGTCAGATGGTCCGTGTCGGAGATGGGGTCTATGTCGAGAATGTCGTCGTCGACCACTCCCTCACCCTTGCCGGAAGCGCCGATGCGATCATTGACGGGAATGGCGGGGACGCACTCACCCTGACCGGGTCGAACATCACCGTCCGGGGTCTCACTCTCACCGGTGGTGACGACGGCGTCCGGGTCGTCTGCAATGACACCCTCCTCATGGACCTGACTGTCACTGATTGCAGCGGCGATGGCATCGCTCTTGAGAGTGTGGCCAGGTCCGTCATTTCCGGAGCAGGAATCAGCAGGGCCAACCGCACCGGCATTCTGGTCAATGAAACCGCCGGGGCAGCCCTGTTCCGGTGCGACGTCTCTGGATGTGGTGCCGCCGGCGTCGCCGTCTCCCGGTCCCCAGGCGTCAGGTTCTTTGTTGTGAATGCCACTGACAACGCCGGGGACGGCATCTCTCTCGCCTCCATGGACTCATTTACGCTGACGAACTGCATCGCCACCGGCAATGCCGGGACAGGCCTTGCTCTCGATGGTGTTAGGGACGGCGAAGTGTTCAAGACAGCGATGTCCGAAAATGGATGGGACCTCCGCTTCGTCCCCTTCCGGGGCTATGAAAGCACGGTCGTGGTGGACGAGACGAACACCGTCGACGGAAAACGTGTCTATGTCTGGACCGGGCGGGAGGACGCGGTTGTGCCCGCAGACGCCGGCATGGTGTACCTCTTCGGGTGCCGGAACATCACCGCGGAGGACCTCACCCTCTCCGGCACCTATGTCGGCCTCACCGTCTTCAACTCCACCGGCGTCAGGGTCAGGAATGTCACGGCCACCGGCAATTATGGGGGAGCGATCTGCAGGGACTCGGACGACCTCTCGATCGATGCCTCCACTTTTGCGGGCAACGATTACGCAGGGCTCTCCTGTTTCGACTGCACGGCGTCCACCGTCACCGGTTCGCTCATCGCCGACAATGGGGTGGGTGCATTCCTTTTCGCCGCGGCTCCAGGCGATACGGTCCTCTGGCGCAACACCTTCAGGAACAACACCCACGTCCATCTCCTTGCCGGGAACTCGGTCTCCCTGAATTCTACTGTGCCTGTCTCGTACCGGTATAATGGTACATACTTCACCCATGTCCTCGGCAACTTCTGGGACGACTATACCGGCAACGACACTGACGGCGACGGCATCGGGGAGACGCCGTACGCCATCTCGGGCCTCAACGACACCTGCCCGCTGGTCGCACCGGCAGACAGGTACGTGCTCTCCGTGCCTCCCCCGCCAGCCGAAGGGGGTGATTCGGACAGTTCTGCTGGGGCCTCGGGAGACCTGAACCCCGGCGACTCCGCCACCCTCTCCTTCGACCGCACGGCGGTCTCCACCATCGTTCTCACAGCCGCGGGGCGGATTGACGGGGTCATGATCACCCTCGAACCTGTGGCCGCCGGCCCCGAGGGCATCGACGGCCCGGTCTACCAGTACATCCAGGCCGACCTGACGTACACGACTGACGACGCCCTGGCAGGGGCGGTCTTCACCTTCTCCGTGCCGACGTCCTGGCTGAAGGAGCAGGGCCTTGCTCCCGGCGAGGTCGCCCTCTGGCGGTATCACGACGGGGCGTGGACGGCGCTCCCGACAGAAGTGCTCCGTGAGGAGGACGGTCGTGTCGTTTATCAGGCTGTCTCGCCCGGCTTCTCGTACTTCGCGGTTGCAGAGGGGGAGGCGGTGCTGCCCGGACAGACGAAGACCTCCCCTGCGGTCGGGTCGGAGGTGGAGACGACCCCGGTCGAAACAGTCCCGATGCCCCCGCTGAACCAGAGTGCCGCCGTTCCGGCCACCACGACAGACGCACAGAGTACGGAGTCCCCTGCCACCACCCCGCAGGAGAGCGCACTCATTTTCACCCCCCTGCTTGCGCTCGGCGCCCTCCTGCTGCTGCGGCGGAGGTAA
- a CDS encoding TIGR00266 family protein: MRYEIIGDNLQMVKLTLSTGEKVNAEAGAMVNMSGNMQMDSHLKGGLFGGLKRMLTNESLFLTEFTPNGREGFVSFAGNVPGRIFPVDVKGKEFIAQKDAYLCSEEGVTLDIAFTKKLRSGFFGGEGFILQRLHGNGRVFLHCCGDTIEMDLAAGETIRAETGLVVGFDSTVDYSIELAGGVKTVFFGGEGLFLTTLTGPGKVVLQSMDIAKLASSLMPFLPQNSSGSGSGGFNIGI, from the coding sequence ATGAGATACGAGATTATCGGGGACAACCTCCAGATGGTGAAACTCACCCTCTCCACTGGCGAGAAGGTCAATGCCGAGGCCGGCGCCATGGTGAACATGAGCGGGAACATGCAGATGGACTCCCACCTGAAGGGCGGCCTCTTCGGCGGGCTGAAGAGGATGCTCACCAATGAGAGCCTGTTCCTGACCGAGTTCACCCCAAACGGCAGAGAAGGCTTCGTCTCCTTCGCCGGGAACGTGCCGGGCCGGATCTTCCCTGTGGACGTGAAGGGGAAGGAGTTCATCGCCCAGAAGGACGCCTACCTCTGCTCTGAGGAGGGCGTGACGCTCGACATCGCCTTCACGAAGAAGCTGCGGTCAGGGTTTTTCGGCGGCGAGGGTTTTATCCTCCAGCGCCTCCACGGGAACGGCAGGGTCTTCCTCCACTGCTGCGGCGACACCATCGAGATGGACCTCGCGGCCGGGGAGACGATCAGGGCCGAGACCGGCCTCGTGGTCGGCTTCGACTCGACGGTCGATTACTCCATCGAACTTGCCGGCGGCGTGAAGACGGTCTTCTTCGGCGGCGAAGGACTCTTCCTCACCACCCTCACCGGGCCGGGCAAGGTCGTCCTCCAGTCGATGGACATCGCAAAACTTGCCTCCTCCCTCATGCCCTTCCTGCCCCAGAACTCGTCGGGGAGCGGGAGCGGCGGGTTCAATATCGGGATCTGA
- the thiL gene encoding thiamine-phosphate kinase yields the protein MDERGLIRAVSSLLPEGATADDCAVLRHGGECLVLSTDMLHETTDFPVGMTDAEIGWMAAAVTISDIAGMGARPLALLLATGLDRPERLAGITEGAARCCRTYGASLVGGDTDAHTELTLVSTGLGTAETAVGRKGAAPGDLVCVTGYLGGAQAALSGYDAYWERLIAPQPRVAEGIALNAAGATAMMDISDGLAMSLHDMLGVNDCGFAVETARLPLPAGVPEAEGREFALSGGGDFELLFTIPPEKFPVAGVEATAIGRVVAEHGVFADGTPLPAEGYMHRWVEEGE from the coding sequence ATGGATGAACGCGGGTTGATCCGGGCCGTCTCCTCCCTCCTTCCCGAGGGTGCGACGGCAGACGACTGTGCGGTGCTCCGGCACGGGGGGGAGTGTCTGGTCCTCTCGACGGACATGCTCCACGAGACGACGGACTTCCCTGTCGGGATGACCGACGCGGAGATCGGGTGGATGGCGGCGGCGGTGACGATCTCCGATATCGCGGGGATGGGGGCGCGGCCTCTCGCCCTCCTCCTTGCGACGGGTCTCGACCGTCCCGAGCGCCTTGCCGGGATCACGGAGGGTGCGGCACGCTGCTGCCGCACCTATGGCGCCTCTCTCGTCGGCGGCGACACCGACGCCCACACCGAACTGACTCTCGTCTCCACCGGCCTCGGCACGGCGGAGACGGCGGTCGGGCGGAAGGGTGCCGCGCCCGGCGACCTGGTCTGCGTCACCGGGTACCTCGGCGGGGCGCAAGCGGCGCTCTCCGGCTACGACGCCTACTGGGAGAGGTTGATCGCCCCGCAGCCCCGCGTCGCCGAGGGCATCGCCCTCAATGCCGCGGGGGCGACGGCGATGATGGACATCTCGGACGGCCTCGCGATGTCACTCCACGACATGCTCGGGGTGAATGACTGTGGTTTTGCTGTGGAGACGGCCCGTCTCCCCCTCCCCGCTGGCGTGCCTGAGGCCGAGGGCCGGGAGTTCGCCCTCTCTGGCGGCGGCGACTTCGAACTCCTCTTCACCATCCCGCCCGAAAAGTTCCCCGTGGCCGGGGTGGAGGCGACAGCCATCGGCCGGGTCGTGGCGGAGCACGGCGTCTTTGCCGACGGCACGCCCCTCCCGGCAGAGGGGTATATGCACAGGTGGGTGGAGGAGGGAGAATAG
- a CDS encoding lectin like domain-containing protein, producing MICAVALLLVVQGASAQQYTCAPLNPAFVSDARGEDAIVSSEPANGMLLMSTAESPHPLTGLRPAPATLVWSDQSGVSAGSNALLPSTFDLRDDGRLTPVKDQGQAGSCWAFATYASLESTLLADTGIAWDFSENNMKDLCSNLYPDGFDRGPYDGGHAFMSTAYLTRWSGPVNETDDLYDLPLPQNDSRTDLPPVVHVQNVTFLPPRTGPLDNDLIKETIRGQGALWVGFTVNWTCFDDIDTCLTYYRPDNGTYKIDGGHAVALVGWDDTYPAANFSVAPPGPGAFIAKNSWGEGVGDGGCFYISYYEPELGSFSGENSIFVGDDLDSYASVLFTGEAVDSLDHVYQYDPLGWTTSIGTSSSTTLYGANVFTADGYEDLRSVSFYTREPGTDYVVAVFRDIDEPPGNASGPVAWVNGTADLPGYHTIPLPEAVSLAPGQTFSVVLKVDAPTDPFPLVVEMPIADYSSNATAGPGESYVSVDGDSWIDLPTIFSNTNVCIKAFTTAAIVVPRDYPTIQEAVDAAMPGETVWVESGTYDEHVAVNKTISLLGIDTGDGLPTIDPGNAYCGVSISANNTVLEGFRVVRDGEDTYTYAGVRLSGDTIVLRDVAVAGSEVGLEIGDVSALTLRNTSMTDNRYNLVYACDNLSPGNDIDTGNTVDGRPVVYLERVSGVTVGADAGAVICVNASDVTARDLSLDHQAYGILALDTQNLTVANTTFENVSVGVYAVRSEDLTISENRFGRGTAFGIMLAECPHTQVEGNAFDEVKVFGVYSNLGQDQTISGNRIAGSPVVGIATLLCSDSEVSDNIVNASEYGILATGIPDYGMNLSVKNNTMAGSPVFGIIGQNLDNLTLSGNVLSGNEAGIRISGCAAANVADNTVTYGDGGVGMYIVASNATITGNSVEGAGAMAVLEGGNIAMTRNTFSGTDYPVVETDEGSESFSVYMNSFICTPASGRLMTVQADGPVTSLEESLDDLPAGQASSVQSVLGSLPGDSVALTAAVATSPVVSWHSPAVLTYWYHGTGYANLTGNYWSTYDGADANGDGIGDTPFVIPENETDLYPLMDRFEAYSTTPPHDSGDSSSDGTVGASGNLNPGATASLHFMGSAVTTINVTAGQRIDGVMVTVAPVAAGPDGLEVLVYQYLAANLTYATDDAISEAVFTFSVPASWLKEQGLAPGGIALWRYHDGAWTALPTEVLREEGDRVVYRAVSPGFSYFAVAGGEAMLPEQTKPAPAVGSKAEITPVETVQTPPINTTAPGAAATSEPSGETAPATTPQESPLVFTPVLALGALLLLRRWR from the coding sequence TTGATCTGTGCGGTTGCCCTGCTCCTCGTCGTTCAGGGAGCATCGGCACAGCAGTACACATGCGCTCCCCTCAACCCGGCCTTCGTCTCCGACGCCAGGGGTGAGGACGCGATCGTCTCCAGTGAACCGGCAAACGGCATGCTCCTGATGAGCACGGCGGAGTCGCCCCATCCTCTGACCGGTCTTCGTCCGGCGCCTGCAACCCTGGTCTGGTCGGACCAATCTGGTGTTTCTGCCGGGTCGAACGCTCTTCTTCCCTCCACCTTCGACCTCAGGGACGACGGGCGCCTCACCCCGGTGAAGGACCAGGGACAGGCCGGGAGTTGCTGGGCCTTCGCCACCTACGCCTCCCTTGAGTCGACCCTGCTCGCCGACACCGGTATCGCCTGGGACTTCTCCGAGAACAACATGAAGGACCTCTGCTCGAACCTCTATCCTGACGGTTTCGACCGCGGCCCCTACGACGGCGGCCATGCCTTCATGTCCACCGCCTACCTCACCCGGTGGTCGGGGCCGGTGAACGAGACCGACGACCTCTATGATCTTCCCCTGCCGCAGAACGACTCGCGGACCGACCTGCCGCCGGTGGTCCATGTCCAGAACGTCACCTTCCTCCCGCCCCGCACCGGACCCCTCGACAATGACCTGATAAAGGAGACGATCCGCGGCCAGGGGGCCCTCTGGGTGGGCTTTACCGTGAACTGGACCTGCTTCGACGACATAGACACATGCCTGACCTATTACCGTCCTGACAATGGGACATATAAGATCGACGGCGGGCACGCGGTCGCCCTCGTCGGGTGGGACGACACCTATCCCGCGGCGAACTTCAGCGTCGCCCCGCCCGGCCCCGGCGCATTCATTGCGAAGAACTCGTGGGGGGAGGGTGTCGGCGACGGCGGCTGCTTCTATATCTCGTATTACGAGCCCGAACTCGGGAGTTTCAGTGGCGAGAATTCCATTTTCGTGGGGGATGACCTTGATTCCTACGCTTCGGTCCTCTTCACCGGCGAGGCCGTCGATTCCCTGGACCATGTCTACCAGTACGACCCCCTGGGATGGACGACGAGCATCGGCACCAGCAGTTCCACGACGCTTTATGGCGCCAACGTTTTCACGGCCGACGGCTACGAAGACCTGCGGTCGGTAAGTTTCTACACCCGTGAACCCGGCACCGACTACGTCGTTGCGGTCTTCCGCGATATCGACGAACCGCCCGGCAACGCCTCCGGTCCTGTGGCGTGGGTCAACGGGACCGCTGATCTGCCCGGCTATCACACCATCCCTCTCCCCGAAGCGGTCTCCCTCGCGCCCGGCCAGACCTTTTCGGTAGTCCTGAAGGTCGACGCACCCACCGATCCCTTCCCCCTCGTCGTGGAGATGCCGATCGCGGATTACTCGAGCAACGCCACTGCCGGACCCGGAGAGAGTTATGTGAGCGTCGACGGCGATAGCTGGATCGACCTGCCCACGATCTTTTCTAACACCAACGTCTGCATCAAGGCCTTCACCACCGCCGCCATCGTGGTGCCGAGGGACTACCCCACCATCCAGGAGGCCGTCGACGCCGCCATGCCCGGCGAAACGGTATGGGTGGAAAGCGGCACCTATGACGAGCACGTCGCCGTGAACAAAACGATCTCGCTGCTCGGGATCGACACCGGCGACGGTCTCCCGACGATCGATCCGGGCAACGCCTACTGTGGCGTATCCATCTCGGCAAATAATACCGTCTTGGAGGGTTTCCGTGTGGTCAGGGATGGCGAGGACACCTACACGTATGCCGGCGTCCGTCTCAGCGGCGACACTATTGTCCTGCGTGACGTTGCGGTCGCGGGGAGCGAGGTCGGACTTGAGATCGGGGACGTCAGCGCGCTCACCCTGAGAAACACCTCGATGACCGACAACCGCTACAACCTTGTATACGCATGCGATAACCTCTCCCCGGGCAATGACATCGATACCGGCAACACGGTCGACGGCAGACCGGTCGTCTACCTCGAACGGGTCTCCGGCGTCACCGTCGGCGCTGACGCGGGGGCGGTGATCTGCGTCAATGCAAGTGACGTCACGGCCAGGGACCTCTCTCTGGACCACCAGGCGTACGGAATCCTCGCGCTCGACACGCAGAACCTCACGGTCGCGAACACCACCTTCGAGAACGTGTCGGTCGGGGTGTACGCGGTCAGGTCCGAAGACCTGACAATCTCTGAGAACCGGTTCGGACGCGGTACGGCCTTCGGGATCATGCTGGCGGAATGCCCGCATACCCAGGTGGAGGGTAACGCCTTCGACGAGGTCAAGGTTTTCGGTGTCTACTCCAACCTCGGTCAGGACCAGACGATCTCGGGCAACAGGATCGCAGGATCGCCAGTAGTCGGTATTGCGACGCTCCTCTGTTCTGACAGCGAGGTCAGTGACAATATCGTCAACGCATCTGAATACGGGATCCTTGCTACCGGAATTCCGGACTACGGGATGAATCTCAGCGTGAAGAACAATACCATGGCCGGTTCTCCTGTGTTCGGCATTATAGGTCAGAACCTCGATAACCTGACACTCTCCGGGAATGTCCTGAGCGGTAACGAGGCGGGTATCAGAATCAGTGGCTGTGCCGCTGCAAATGTAGCGGACAACACGGTGACCTACGGGGACGGCGGCGTGGGAATGTATATCGTCGCCAGCAACGCCACGATCACCGGGAACAGCGTTGAAGGTGCGGGTGCGATGGCTGTTCTGGAGGGAGGAAACATCGCCATGACCAGAAACACCTTCTCAGGGACAGACTATCCGGTGGTCGAAACTGACGAGGGTTCCGAATCCTTCTCCGTCTATATGAATTCCTTTATCTGCACACCTGCATCCGGGAGGCTTATGACGGTGCAGGCAGATGGTCCGGTTACATCTCTCGAAGAATCCCTCGACGACCTTCCGGCCGGTCAGGCGTCTTCTGTGCAGAGTGTGCTGGGGTCCCTCCCCGGCGACAGCGTCGCTCTGACCGCCGCCGTGGCGACCTCTCCTGTCGTCTCCTGGCACTCCCCGGCCGTGCTCACCTACTGGTACCACGGGACCGGGTACGCGAACCTCACCGGCAACTACTGGAGCACGTACGATGGGGCCGACGCGAACGGCGACGGCATCGGCGATACGCCGTTTGTGATCCCGGAGAATGAAACCGATCTTTATCCTCTGATGGACCGGTTCGAGGCCTATTCGACCACGCCGCCCCACGATAGCGGGGACTCTTCCTCAGACGGCACGGTGGGTGCCTCTGGCAACCTGAATCCGGGCGCCACCGCCTCCCTGCACTTCATGGGTTCGGCAGTGACGACGATCAATGTCACGGCAGGGCAGAGGATCGACGGGGTCATGGTGACGGTTGCGCCGGTGGCCGCGGGTCCTGATGGTCTCGAAGTCCTGGTGTACCAGTACCTTGCTGCAAACCTCACCTACGCCACAGACGATGCGATCTCTGAAGCGGTCTTCACCTTCTCCGTACCGGCGTCCTGGCTGAAGGAGCAGGGCCTTGCGCCCGGGGGGATCGCCCTCTGGCGCTACCACGACGGGGCATGGACGGCGCTCCCGACAGAAGTGCTCAGGGAAGAGGGCGACCGTGTCGTCTATCGTGCGGTCTCTCCTGGATTTTCGTACTTCGCGGTCGCCGGCGGGGAGGCAATGCTGCCAGAACAGACGAAGCCCGCACCCGCGGTCGGTTCGAAGGCAGAGATAACCCCGGTCGAGACAGTCCAGACGCCTCCGATAAATACGACTGCACCCGGTGCCGCCGCCACATCAGAACCGTCGGGCGAGACCGCACCCGCCACCACCCCGCAGGAGAGTCCTCTTGTTTTCACTCCAGTGCTTGCGCTCGGCGCCCTCCTGCTGCTGCGACGGTGGAGGTAA
- a CDS encoding DUF460 domain-containing protein, with product VTPMPDAVEKVRRAFNAIAYVPPQDRSVEGKLELTVGTGYANPHERDALSAALDAYRSNKNKFLNIAKRVPPGFDLDEVRAGVLRGRSIEAVLADLSGRPPEPEKKPPTEEGPKTEARGEREERLLQLERTAKRLKEFVQELEEGLAEKDREIARLNRQIRRERSDRGRDLQRDTEIAKRDAIIQSLKKLLRKEEKRNKSLKKRIEQMKRVEELQIGEGQVPVKVIASLTHDAVGGLAADLGIDEGDVISVGTTGGWGRSVVREVAALQVAAIVVPGASVEEQDQHLVAAALAASLPLVPASAIGLVVQGKIGVADEGRFRAALEGWSALVAENEKRKKAAMLNQVFKEYRTEREKEVRKHG from the coding sequence ACGTCACGCCGATGCCCGACGCGGTGGAAAAGGTGCGGCGGGCCTTCAACGCGATCGCGTACGTGCCCCCGCAGGACAGGAGCGTGGAGGGCAAACTCGAACTGACGGTCGGGACAGGGTATGCAAACCCCCACGAGAGGGACGCCCTCTCCGCGGCCCTCGACGCCTACCGGTCGAACAAGAACAAGTTCCTGAACATTGCAAAGAGGGTGCCGCCCGGTTTTGACCTGGACGAGGTGCGGGCCGGTGTCCTGCGGGGCCGGTCGATCGAGGCGGTGCTCGCCGACCTCTCGGGACGCCCGCCAGAGCCGGAGAAGAAGCCGCCGACAGAGGAGGGGCCGAAGACCGAGGCCAGGGGCGAGAGGGAGGAGAGGCTGCTCCAGCTTGAAAGGACGGCAAAGCGCCTGAAGGAGTTCGTGCAGGAACTGGAGGAGGGGCTCGCGGAGAAGGACCGGGAGATCGCACGGCTGAATCGACAGATCAGGAGGGAACGTTCGGATCGCGGCCGCGACCTCCAGAGGGACACCGAGATCGCGAAGAGGGACGCGATCATACAGAGCCTCAAGAAACTTCTCCGGAAGGAGGAGAAGCGAAACAAGAGCCTGAAGAAGCGGATCGAGCAGATGAAACGGGTGGAGGAGCTCCAGATCGGCGAGGGGCAGGTGCCGGTGAAGGTGATCGCCTCCCTCACCCATGACGCGGTCGGCGGCCTCGCGGCAGACCTCGGGATCGACGAGGGCGATGTGATCTCGGTCGGGACGACCGGGGGATGGGGCCGGAGCGTGGTGCGGGAGGTGGCGGCCCTGCAGGTGGCGGCGATAGTGGTGCCCGGCGCCTCGGTCGAGGAGCAGGACCAGCACCTCGTCGCCGCGGCCCTTGCGGCCTCCCTGCCCCTGGTCCCGGCCTCCGCGATCGGGCTTGTCGTGCAGGGGAAGATCGGGGTCGCGGACGAGGGGCGTTTTAGGGCGGCCCTGGAGGGCTGGAGCGCCCTGGTCGCGGAGAACGAGAAGAGGAAGAAGGCGGCGATGCTCAACCAGGTCTTCAAGGAGTACAGGACGGAGAGGGAGAAGGAGGTGCGGAAACATGGATGA